A genomic region of Corallococcus macrosporus contains the following coding sequences:
- a CDS encoding SulP family inorganic anion transporter, giving the protein MTSDVKAAETRPSLKTILASDLPASLVVFLVALPLCMGIALASGAPIMAGLIAGVVGGMVVGLLGGVPLLVSGPAAGLAVMVFGFIQQLGFAVTCAAVAAAGLVQVALGALKVARSALAISPAVIHGMLAGIGILIVLGQVHIVLGGSPQSNAWNNLRELPGQILDLHGPATLLGLLTLGILIAWQFLPNGKLKKVPGPLVAVVGGTVVAAVMNADVARVKLAADALSAINLPSLPEGSMWGAFFVAVFSLALVASAESLLSAVATDKLHTGPRANLDRELLAQGVANTVSGLVGGLPITGVIVRSAANINAGAKTRWSAVMHAVWMLAFVTLLGGLASYVPLTVLAGLLVHVGMKLVNLAHIRELRHRGELPVYLITVFGVVGINLLAGIGLGLGAAILRLLWQLGQVRVEIQQSNGIHQVCISGALTFVGVPKLSTALAKIPSGSRVDVDVAVNTLDHSGFEALESWADTYRKTGGTVTMEPLEDVWSRRSARARPVPGTDAALSPSSPVHHVSSLASGGVQ; this is encoded by the coding sequence ATGACTTCGGATGTAAAGGCTGCGGAGACGAGACCGTCGTTGAAGACGATCCTCGCCTCGGATTTGCCGGCTTCGCTGGTGGTGTTCCTGGTGGCGCTGCCCCTCTGTATGGGCATCGCGCTCGCCTCGGGTGCGCCCATCATGGCGGGACTCATCGCCGGCGTCGTGGGCGGCATGGTGGTGGGCTTGCTGGGGGGCGTGCCGCTGCTCGTGAGCGGGCCCGCCGCGGGCCTCGCGGTGATGGTGTTTGGCTTCATCCAGCAGCTGGGCTTCGCCGTGACGTGCGCGGCGGTGGCCGCGGCGGGCCTCGTGCAGGTGGCGCTCGGTGCGCTCAAGGTGGCGCGCTCCGCGCTGGCCATCTCGCCCGCGGTGATCCACGGCATGCTCGCGGGCATCGGCATCCTCATCGTGCTGGGGCAGGTGCACATCGTCCTGGGCGGCTCTCCGCAGAGCAACGCCTGGAACAACCTGCGGGAGCTGCCCGGGCAGATCCTGGACCTGCATGGCCCGGCCACGCTGCTGGGGCTGCTCACGCTGGGCATCCTCATCGCGTGGCAGTTCCTGCCCAACGGGAAGCTGAAGAAGGTCCCCGGGCCGCTGGTCGCGGTCGTGGGCGGCACGGTGGTCGCGGCGGTGATGAACGCGGACGTGGCGCGGGTGAAGCTGGCCGCGGACGCGCTGTCGGCCATCAACCTGCCTTCGCTTCCGGAAGGGTCCATGTGGGGCGCCTTCTTCGTGGCGGTCTTCTCCCTCGCGCTCGTGGCGAGCGCTGAGTCGCTCCTGAGCGCGGTGGCGACGGACAAGCTGCACACGGGCCCGCGCGCGAACCTGGACCGCGAGCTGCTCGCGCAGGGCGTGGCGAACACCGTCTCCGGTCTGGTCGGTGGTCTGCCCATCACGGGCGTCATCGTGCGCAGCGCGGCGAACATCAACGCGGGCGCGAAGACGCGCTGGTCGGCGGTGATGCACGCGGTGTGGATGCTGGCCTTCGTGACGCTGCTGGGAGGTCTGGCCTCCTACGTGCCGCTGACGGTGCTCGCCGGTCTGCTCGTGCACGTGGGCATGAAGCTCGTGAACCTCGCGCACATCCGCGAGCTGCGGCACCGGGGCGAGCTGCCCGTGTACCTCATCACCGTCTTCGGTGTCGTGGGCATCAACCTGCTCGCGGGCATCGGGCTGGGCCTTGGCGCGGCCATCCTCCGGCTGCTGTGGCAGCTGGGGCAGGTGCGCGTGGAGATCCAGCAGTCCAATGGCATCCACCAGGTCTGCATCAGCGGCGCGCTGACGTTCGTCGGTGTGCCGAAGCTGTCGACGGCGCTCGCGAAGATTCCCTCGGGCTCGCGGGTTGACGTGGACGTGGCGGTGAACACGCTGGACCACTCCGGCTTCGAGGCACTCGAGAGCTGGGCCGACACGTATCGCAAGACGGGTGGCACCGTGACCATGGAGCCGCTCGAAGACGTCTGGAGTCGCCGCAGCGCGCGTGCGCGCCCCGTTCCGGGGACCGATGCCGCGCTTTCCCCTTCCTCCCCCGTTCATCACGTTTCGTCTCTCGCTTCCGGAGGTGTGCAGTGA
- a CDS encoding carbonic anhydrase produces the protein MKKLIRGLLDFRRHTLPSYRATFARLAKGQSPDCLFISCSDSRVVPNLLVSTDPGDLFTVRNVGNLVPPAANDGHSAGDRGEAAAIEFSLGFLPIEDVVVCGHSSCGAMKAILAGGNVDGAPNLEKWLAHGAPSLKTLKESNSQVGVGLPDADRLAQLNVLEQLEHLKTYPIVRERLAAGTLRLHGWWFDIGAAQVHAYRADLGRFVPIDETEGERLLAGMSDEQPALRAVQ, from the coding sequence GTGAAGAAGCTCATCCGCGGTCTGCTGGATTTCCGCCGTCACACCCTGCCCTCGTACCGCGCGACCTTCGCGCGGCTCGCGAAGGGCCAGTCCCCTGACTGCCTCTTCATCAGCTGCTCGGACAGCCGCGTGGTGCCGAACCTGCTCGTGTCCACGGACCCCGGTGACCTCTTCACCGTGCGCAACGTGGGCAACCTCGTCCCGCCCGCGGCGAACGACGGTCACTCCGCGGGGGACCGCGGCGAGGCGGCGGCCATCGAGTTCTCCCTGGGCTTCCTGCCCATCGAGGACGTCGTGGTCTGCGGCCACTCGAGCTGCGGCGCGATGAAGGCCATCCTGGCCGGCGGCAACGTGGACGGCGCGCCGAACCTGGAGAAGTGGCTCGCGCACGGCGCGCCCTCGCTCAAGACGCTGAAGGAGAGCAACTCCCAGGTGGGCGTGGGGCTGCCGGACGCGGATCGCCTCGCCCAGCTGAACGTGCTCGAGCAGCTGGAGCACCTGAAGACCTACCCCATCGTGCGCGAGCGGCTGGCGGCGGGGACGCTGCGGCTGCACGGCTGGTGGTTCGACATCGGCGCGGCGCAGGTCCACGCCTACCGCGCGGACCTCGGCCGCTTCGTGCCCATCGATGAGACCGAGGGTGAGCGCCTGCTGGCGGGGATGTCGGACGAGCAGCCCGCGCTGCGCGCCGTGCAGTAA
- a CDS encoding cytochrome P450, with the protein MDRRGAASAPGPVSNQPRGQRPYPFVEPRPSGPAGIATETPLQTYDLFAPTTEAERHALYARMRAESGLCRIAPFGAYAAARYEDVRTVQKDAQRFSSEALATTAEPPWLGPNPVSQSLVTRDPPRHTQLRAMVNRAFGASGMARLEAQVRHEAQTLAEAAVHQREVDLVDAFSFVLPRNIIGQMLGLEPSTFTEFKRWSVNMGLITSAVPAQHAGIRDTVKEMEDYLGGVIAARRRQPGEDMVSDLLRAEVEGQRLTDAEVLSFLFLLLPAGMETTAQLIGNAAILLARHPEQLEQARADRAHIPRFIEEVLRCEPPAQFAFRVATSDVELAGTPIPAGSLVMGLVASANRDERIFEQPDAFLPGRDKASQHLAFGHGIHFCLGAQLARMEARLALEALVPRISALRLRTPDVEWLPGLTIHGPRTLPVELLPA; encoded by the coding sequence GTGGATCGCCGGGGCGCTGCTTCAGCCCCGGGGCCGGTGAGCAACCAGCCCCGGGGGCAGCGTCCGTATCCGTTCGTGGAGCCCCGCCCCTCCGGGCCAGCGGGCATCGCCACGGAGACGCCGTTGCAGACGTACGACCTGTTCGCCCCCACCACCGAGGCCGAGCGCCACGCCCTGTATGCGCGCATGCGCGCGGAGTCCGGGCTCTGCCGCATCGCGCCCTTCGGCGCCTACGCCGCCGCCCGGTACGAGGACGTGCGCACCGTCCAGAAGGACGCGCAGCGGTTCTCCTCTGAAGCGCTCGCGACGACGGCGGAGCCGCCCTGGCTGGGACCCAACCCGGTGTCGCAATCGCTCGTCACCCGGGATCCGCCGCGCCACACGCAGCTTCGCGCCATGGTCAACCGGGCCTTCGGTGCCAGCGGCATGGCGCGGCTGGAGGCCCAGGTGCGCCACGAGGCCCAGACGCTGGCCGAGGCCGCCGTCCATCAGCGCGAGGTGGACCTGGTGGACGCGTTCTCCTTCGTGCTGCCGCGCAACATCATCGGGCAGATGCTGGGCCTGGAGCCGTCCACCTTCACCGAGTTCAAGCGCTGGTCGGTGAACATGGGCCTCATCACCTCGGCGGTGCCGGCGCAGCACGCGGGCATCCGCGACACGGTGAAGGAGATGGAGGACTACCTCGGGGGCGTCATCGCCGCGCGTCGCCGGCAGCCGGGGGAGGACATGGTGAGCGACCTGCTGCGCGCGGAGGTGGAGGGGCAGCGGCTCACCGACGCGGAGGTCCTGTCCTTCCTGTTCCTCTTGCTGCCCGCGGGCATGGAGACGACGGCGCAGCTCATCGGCAACGCGGCCATCCTGCTCGCGCGCCATCCCGAGCAACTGGAGCAGGCGCGGGCGGACCGCGCGCACATCCCGCGTTTCATCGAGGAGGTGCTCCGCTGCGAGCCCCCCGCGCAGTTCGCCTTCCGCGTCGCGACGTCGGACGTGGAGCTGGCCGGGACGCCCATTCCGGCGGGCAGCCTGGTCATGGGGCTGGTGGCGAGCGCCAACCGCGACGAGCGCATCTTCGAACAGCCGGACGCGTTCCTGCCCGGCCGGGACAAGGCAAGCCAGCACCTCGCGTTCGGCCACGGCATCCACTTCTGCCTGGGCGCGCAGCTCGCGAGGATGGAGGCACGGCTGGCGCTGGAGGCGCTCGTGCCACGCATCAGCGCCCTGCGGCTCCGCACGCCGGACGTGGAATGGCTCCCGGGGCTCACCATCCACGGGCCCCGGACGCTCCCGGTGGAACTGCTCCCTGCGTGA
- a CDS encoding putative quinol monooxygenase, whose product MALLVQCEFRVKQSDHEPEFIRLARALASAAATEPGTLRYQWFVAQRPGHYSILEEYVDAAAAETHNANVGALLVELFSVAELVSISFYGALNKYLRDWATGRDGVSVHVPL is encoded by the coding sequence ATGGCGCTCCTGGTGCAGTGTGAGTTTCGGGTGAAGCAGTCTGACCATGAGCCGGAGTTCATCCGGCTCGCCCGGGCGTTGGCTTCCGCCGCCGCGACCGAACCGGGAACGCTGCGTTACCAGTGGTTCGTCGCGCAGCGCCCGGGGCACTACTCCATCCTCGAGGAGTACGTCGACGCCGCCGCGGCCGAAACCCACAACGCGAACGTGGGAGCGCTGCTCGTCGAACTCTTCTCCGTGGCCGAGCTGGTGTCGATATCGTTCTACGGAGCGCTCAATAAGTACCTGCGCGACTGGGCCACCGGACGGGACGGAGTCTCCGTCCATGTCCCGTTGTGA